A genomic region of Oceaniferula marina contains the following coding sequences:
- a CDS encoding sigma-70 family RNA polymerase sigma factor gives MARERTTVDPDEDLVRRAKSGDTRAFDLLIMKYSRKLYGLIYHMTSHAEDSHDLLQDTFSKAYRSLKRFKGKSAFYTWIYAIAVNITLNHLKKSRKRAGPSYSDDQSGLLNDPAFIDQAYRANPRRNSNIHELHQRLNEALLKLSEGHRSVVMMFDIQGMPHAEISRILGVSEGTIRSRLFYAHKQLQGHLKEFDHRPGTGTSG, from the coding sequence ATGGCCCGAGAACGAACAACCGTTGATCCTGACGAGGATTTAGTCCGTCGAGCTAAGTCCGGGGATACCCGCGCCTTCGATTTGTTGATCATGAAATACAGCAGGAAGCTGTATGGTTTGATCTACCATATGACGTCACATGCTGAGGATTCTCATGACCTGCTGCAGGATACATTCTCCAAAGCCTATCGTTCGTTGAAGCGATTCAAGGGAAAGTCAGCTTTTTACACATGGATTTATGCGATTGCGGTTAATATCACCCTGAATCATTTGAAAAAAAGCCGCAAACGGGCTGGCCCAAGTTATTCTGATGACCAATCCGGCTTATTGAATGACCCTGCATTCATCGATCAGGCCTACCGCGCCAACCCTCGTCGCAATTCCAATATTCACGAGCTCCACCAGCGCTTGAATGAGGCTTTATTAAAGTTATCCGAAGGTCATCGTTCCGTAGTGATGATGTTTGATATCCAAGGGATGCCGCATGCCGAGATTAGCCGGATATTAGGTGTATCCGAGGGTACCATCCGGTCTCGGCTGTTTTATGCACACAAGCAACTGCAAGGGCATTTGAAGGAGTTTGATCATCGTCCTGGCACAGGCACCAGCGGTTAG
- the ybeY gene encoding rRNA maturation RNase YbeY — MPDIAVYNHQDRVTLTNELLARFESAAKASLMGVLEHRIGSRSVIQDLDEIEVSLIDDETIASVHEQFMSIPGATDVITFEHGEIHVGVETAVRQASEFSNDVDREIMLYIIHGLLHLAGHLDAKPDDQDRMNQIQEQLLNLVWSD, encoded by the coding sequence ATGCCTGATATAGCGGTCTACAACCATCAGGACCGGGTAACTTTGACCAATGAGTTGTTGGCGCGCTTTGAATCCGCCGCCAAAGCCTCTCTGATGGGGGTGTTGGAACACAGGATTGGATCCCGTTCGGTGATTCAGGATTTGGACGAGATCGAGGTCAGTCTGATTGATGATGAGACGATCGCATCGGTGCATGAGCAATTTATGTCCATCCCGGGAGCGACTGATGTGATCACCTTCGAACATGGGGAGATTCATGTGGGGGTTGAAACCGCTGTCAGGCAAGCGTCAGAATTTAGCAACGATGTGGACAGGGAGATCATGTTGTATATTATCCACGGCTTACTCCATCTGGCTGGGCACCTGGATGCCAAGCCAGACGACCAAGACCGGATGAACCAGATTCAAGAGCAGCTTCTCAATCTTGTTTGGTCGGACTAG
- a CDS encoding S1C family serine protease, with amino-acid sequence MKSMSVLPSSLGVVFQLMLVLGLVWGGSLRAQVVKFEALPVKGGKASTSACSVFGESGKGKVLVTVVALGADKRKATLEWNGKSESLSLMASDINSRLALYQIPASMSGLEGSLSTLGSSTALQPADPVFVSKPEGKESARVVGRVDRFQAKTLPLAVIRLNHEGEAPLPGTAILDAKGQWVGIVRQAVFGQKNSSYCLPIEVMSRTLKDYKKNGKIRRCWVGIVMDERVASPIIESVRPESPAQKAGLKNGDVLLKVGSLSVRDYASVVDSFFYLIAGEPATFVVLRGTTVMKIPVQPEVSPGKD; translated from the coding sequence ATGAAATCTATGAGCGTTCTTCCTTCTTCTTTGGGTGTCGTTTTTCAGCTGATGCTTGTCTTGGGTTTGGTTTGGGGTGGCTCACTTCGGGCCCAAGTGGTAAAGTTTGAAGCCCTGCCAGTCAAAGGAGGCAAGGCGTCAACATCCGCATGTTCTGTGTTTGGAGAGTCCGGCAAGGGAAAGGTGTTGGTTACGGTTGTTGCCCTTGGAGCTGACAAACGAAAGGCGACACTTGAATGGAATGGCAAAAGTGAGTCGCTTTCTCTGATGGCCTCGGATATCAACAGTCGTCTGGCACTTTACCAAATTCCAGCATCGATGTCAGGATTGGAAGGATCGTTGTCAACGCTTGGGTCTTCGACGGCATTGCAGCCTGCCGATCCGGTGTTTGTTTCAAAACCTGAGGGGAAGGAATCAGCTCGGGTTGTGGGAAGAGTAGATCGTTTCCAAGCTAAAACATTGCCTTTAGCGGTGATCCGGTTGAATCATGAAGGTGAAGCACCTTTGCCCGGCACAGCGATCCTCGACGCCAAAGGCCAATGGGTCGGCATTGTTCGACAGGCTGTGTTCGGTCAAAAAAACAGTTCTTACTGCCTGCCCATCGAAGTCATGTCCAGAACCCTTAAGGATTATAAGAAAAATGGTAAAATTCGACGTTGCTGGGTTGGCATTGTGATGGATGAGAGGGTGGCATCACCAATCATTGAAAGTGTTCGCCCAGAGTCTCCGGCACAAAAAGCAGGATTAAAGAATGGCGATGTTCTACTTAAGGTAGGGTCCTTGAGTGTTCGCGACTATGCGAGTGTGGTGGATTCCTTTTTTTATCTGATTGCAGGCGAGCCGGCTACCTTTGTTGTCCTGCGAGGAACCACCGTCATGAAGATCCCGGTTCAGCCCGAAGTGAGTCCGGGGAAGGATTGA
- a CDS encoding polysaccharide deacetylase family protein — MKHLLFILLALLMSWYSAMAHPSALSGNEQPRASHTYRPFLISTDAQAPSDNAENKGPASQENQDSSRVVVLGYHDFSATKKATEMLIPTEKFRKQMQALQDLGLNVIGMEDFLAWRRGEKTLPDKSVLITIDDGWKSVYTDAYPILKEFGYPFTVFLYTNYVDGGGAALTSPMIREMMKNGCSIGSHSISHPYPVSIRKEQKKGDTSYAAYLRKEMGDSKQFLESQFQQKVTTYAYPGGFVTDEMPPIATDLGYECLFTVLPGKVTASSANQRLPRYVILGTHDYIFRNATSFKATSTSGASHGAIVQSTEHPVSPEPGALSETRMPTISANLSAVENLDPESIVMRIAGFGKVPANYDETRKTVTWKVKRRLRSRTCEVSVQWKLLEEKKYQKPMTWTFRIDREAAYQASPLTDK, encoded by the coding sequence ATGAAGCATCTATTGTTCATCCTGCTGGCATTGTTGATGTCATGGTATTCAGCCATGGCACATCCCTCTGCATTGTCAGGGAACGAACAGCCGCGTGCATCTCATACATACAGACCTTTCCTGATCAGCACCGATGCGCAAGCCCCTTCTGACAATGCTGAAAACAAGGGCCCAGCCTCCCAAGAAAACCAGGACAGCTCCCGCGTAGTCGTTCTCGGCTACCATGATTTTTCTGCGACAAAAAAAGCGACAGAAATGTTGATCCCAACCGAGAAGTTTCGCAAACAAATGCAAGCGCTGCAGGATTTGGGGCTCAACGTCATTGGCATGGAAGATTTTCTCGCTTGGCGCCGCGGAGAAAAGACCCTGCCTGATAAATCCGTTCTCATTACCATCGATGATGGCTGGAAGTCTGTCTATACAGACGCCTATCCCATCCTCAAAGAGTTTGGATACCCTTTTACGGTTTTTCTCTACACCAATTATGTCGATGGAGGAGGCGCGGCACTGACATCTCCGATGATCCGAGAAATGATGAAAAATGGCTGCAGTATCGGTAGTCACTCAATTTCTCACCCCTACCCCGTCAGTATCAGGAAAGAACAAAAAAAGGGTGATACGTCCTATGCAGCCTATCTTCGTAAGGAAATGGGAGACTCCAAGCAGTTTCTCGAATCCCAATTTCAGCAAAAAGTCACTACCTACGCCTACCCCGGCGGGTTCGTGACCGATGAAATGCCTCCGATTGCCACGGATCTTGGATATGAGTGCTTGTTTACGGTGCTCCCAGGTAAGGTCACTGCCAGCAGTGCAAACCAACGCTTGCCTCGCTACGTTATCTTGGGAACCCACGATTACATTTTCCGCAATGCGACATCGTTTAAAGCCACAAGCACGAGTGGCGCAAGCCATGGAGCCATTGTGCAATCCACGGAACACCCGGTCAGCCCCGAACCCGGAGCCCTCTCCGAAACTCGAATGCCTACCATCAGCGCCAACCTGTCAGCGGTTGAAAACCTCGACCCTGAGTCGATCGTCATGCGCATCGCTGGATTTGGTAAAGTTCCAGCCAACTATGACGAAACCCGAAAAACGGTGACCTGGAAAGTCAAACGCCGCTTACGCTCCCGCACCTGTGAGGTCAGCGTACAGTGGAAACTTCTCGAAGAGAAAAAATACCAGAAACCCATGACTTGGACATTCAGAATCGATCGCGAAGCTGCTTACCAAGCATCCCCTCTTACTGACAAATAA
- a CDS encoding dihydroneopterin aldolase: protein MRQSDQIVIKDLRIACHVGVPDEELAKSQELEVSVTMFPLAQSGPINDDIDRTVDYYAVSLRLEEEAQKKPRRLIETLAEDLAQVILNEFAVFAVTLEIKKYILPNTRYVGVTVTRSQGDLIDQ, encoded by the coding sequence ATGAGACAGAGCGATCAAATAGTGATCAAGGATCTTCGCATTGCCTGCCATGTGGGGGTGCCGGATGAAGAGTTGGCTAAAAGCCAGGAGTTGGAGGTGTCGGTTACGATGTTTCCCTTGGCTCAATCCGGTCCAATCAACGACGACATCGACCGAACCGTTGATTATTATGCCGTTTCCCTTCGACTGGAAGAAGAGGCTCAAAAAAAGCCGAGGCGACTGATCGAAACTCTGGCTGAGGATTTAGCCCAAGTGATACTTAACGAGTTTGCAGTCTTTGCTGTCACCTTGGAGATTAAAAAATATATTTTACCCAATACTCGTTATGTTGGGGTGACTGTTACCCGCAGCCAAGGGGATTTGATAGACCAGTAG
- a CDS encoding ferredoxin, with the protein MADKEDKNPENVKGQFYVDSQCIDCDLCRETAPNNFTREEDEGYSYLSKQPENDEERELCIEAMEGCPVEAIGDDGE; encoded by the coding sequence ATGGCTGATAAAGAAGATAAAAATCCTGAAAATGTAAAAGGTCAGTTCTACGTCGATAGTCAATGTATCGACTGTGACCTATGCCGTGAAACGGCACCGAATAATTTTACCCGTGAGGAAGACGAAGGTTATTCCTACCTCAGTAAACAACCGGAAAACGACGAAGAGCGCGAACTCTGTATCGAGGCGATGGAAGGTTGCCCGGTTGAGGCCATTGGTGACGATGGGGAATAA
- the ffh gene encoding signal recognition particle protein, producing the protein MFSALSDSLDKTFRNLRGVGKISEKNITDALREIRLALLEADVEFGVAKEFIAKVKEKAMGVDVFKSIKPGEQIVKIFNDELTHLLGDDAEALNLNPPAHILLCGLNGAGKTTTAAKLALRLQKEGRRPLLIACDLYRPAAIDQLATLAKQINVPCFTPDPDEKNLVKVAKQALAWAKDQQGTALIFDTAGRQEIDEKLVAELKELHRFVSPAETLLVADSATGQQAVSVARHFDEAVGITGIILTKLDGDARGGAALSMRQVTGRPIKFIGEGEKLDQFGVFHPERMASRILGMGDVVSMVETAAENINEKDAIKAAERIQSGKFDFNDFLDQMNMLRKLGPLDGLLGMLPGFNKIKKQIPADAFDENKMKRMEAIVLSMTPRERTRPELIKGSRRRRIANGSGNTIIEVNRFLKQFTQMRKMMKSKGKMKNMMQQLGGMEGMEGMGDMNSLLGGKGGGKLPKLPF; encoded by the coding sequence ATGTTCTCAGCCTTATCAGACAGCCTAGACAAAACATTCCGCAATCTGCGCGGCGTAGGTAAAATCTCCGAAAAAAACATCACCGATGCCTTACGGGAAATTCGACTCGCCTTACTCGAGGCCGATGTGGAATTCGGAGTCGCCAAAGAATTTATCGCCAAGGTAAAAGAAAAGGCAATGGGCGTGGATGTGTTCAAATCCATCAAGCCTGGAGAGCAAATCGTCAAAATATTCAACGATGAACTCACTCATCTCCTTGGTGATGATGCCGAGGCCCTCAACCTCAACCCGCCCGCCCACATCCTTCTTTGTGGATTGAACGGCGCAGGTAAAACCACCACAGCGGCCAAACTCGCTCTTAGACTCCAAAAAGAGGGCCGGCGCCCCCTGCTGATTGCCTGCGATCTTTATCGCCCTGCCGCCATCGATCAACTGGCCACTCTCGCCAAGCAAATCAACGTCCCGTGTTTCACCCCTGACCCAGACGAAAAAAATCTGGTCAAAGTCGCCAAACAAGCACTGGCCTGGGCTAAAGATCAACAAGGGACCGCCCTGATTTTCGATACCGCTGGTCGACAGGAAATTGATGAAAAGCTGGTAGCCGAACTCAAGGAGCTCCACCGCTTTGTTTCACCAGCGGAAACGCTCCTGGTCGCGGACTCCGCAACCGGCCAGCAAGCGGTTTCTGTGGCTCGTCATTTTGATGAAGCTGTCGGCATCACGGGGATTATCCTTACCAAACTCGATGGTGACGCGCGAGGCGGTGCAGCACTCTCGATGCGCCAGGTCACAGGCCGCCCGATCAAATTCATCGGTGAAGGTGAAAAACTTGATCAATTCGGGGTCTTCCACCCGGAACGCATGGCCAGTCGGATTCTCGGCATGGGTGATGTGGTCAGCATGGTGGAAACCGCTGCCGAAAACATCAATGAAAAAGACGCAATCAAAGCCGCTGAACGCATCCAGTCAGGGAAATTTGATTTCAACGACTTTCTTGACCAGATGAATATGCTTCGCAAGCTCGGCCCGCTCGATGGCTTGCTTGGGATGCTTCCCGGATTCAACAAAATAAAGAAACAGATCCCAGCGGATGCCTTCGATGAAAATAAAATGAAACGTATGGAAGCGATCGTGCTTTCCATGACTCCACGGGAGCGCACCCGCCCCGAACTCATCAAAGGATCCAGAAGAAGGCGCATTGCCAATGGATCTGGCAACACGATCATCGAAGTAAACCGTTTCTTAAAGCAGTTTACCCAGATGCGCAAAATGATGAAGTCCAAAGGGAAAATGAAAAACATGATGCAGCAGCTCGGCGGCATGGAAGGAATGGAGGGGATGGGCGATATGAACAGCCTGCTCGGAGGGAAAGGAGGAGGCAAACTGCCGAAGCTCCCATTCTAG
- a CDS encoding DUF721 domain-containing protein: MGNNSHRIPGSRGKGRKRASSHIRRVRHSLLTQWRGGVDPPAPDRNIHRADEFLSDLLKSVGLSEGIDESRLKESWSKVAGEFVAKHTVPESIRNGVLVLLVLQPTMKFHLQQMSAQLLENMRQELGSGVVKRIIFKIG, encoded by the coding sequence ATGGGGAATAACTCCCACCGTATCCCGGGATCTCGAGGCAAGGGGAGGAAGCGAGCTTCCTCTCACATTCGTAGAGTGCGTCACAGTCTCTTGACCCAGTGGCGGGGAGGGGTTGACCCTCCTGCGCCGGATCGGAATATTCACCGAGCTGATGAATTCCTCTCGGATTTACTGAAAAGCGTTGGCCTTTCTGAAGGGATTGATGAGAGTCGCCTGAAAGAGAGTTGGAGTAAGGTTGCGGGCGAGTTTGTCGCCAAACACACTGTTCCGGAGTCCATTCGTAACGGAGTCCTTGTCTTACTGGTCTTACAGCCAACGATGAAATTCCACTTGCAGCAGATGAGTGCCCAATTGCTTGAAAACATGCGGCAGGAGTTGGGAAGCGGAGTGGTGAAACGGATTATCTTTAAAATCGGCTGA
- a CDS encoding ATP-dependent helicase: MAFSTDSLNPAQRQAVNTLDGPVLILAGAGTGKTRTVTCRIAHMVERGISPSEILAVTFTNKAANEMKERVGDMVSRSASKEITVCTFHSLCVRILRMGIDRLGYKSNFSIYTGNDQKGLLSRIIISKGGINEKLKPAEVLAMISNAKNSPEGIAGMTDEFIADIAQAYQNELRAQNAVDFDDLLVLGERLLREFSDVREMCRKRWTRVTVDEFQDTNKLQMRLLQQLVGDPYHVCVVGDDDQSIYGWRGAEAANILQFEKFFPNPEVILLETNYRSSEAIIHTANSLIVNNAGRREKQLRAHAVGGQDIRIISMPGDLEEAQFIAHEITDLHRVEKKPLEDIAILFRTNVQSRSLEQAMREEQIPYRMIGAQSFYDKREVRDLMAYLEVMNNPLADVPLLRIMNAPPRGIGQNAAVLLTDASRERGGSVWEAMGNPPEEMATRSRNAIEQFIEQLQVFRERIITKHENMGRVMLDFLDEIGYIEWVKRNSKTEKESDQRRSAIDDVVQMLIQASSEGKSLEDFLRHSALAQDREDDNDIEKQKGVTLITLHASKGLEYPIVYLVGLEQGILPHKRSVEEGTQDEERRLFYVGITRAQDRLTISKCSVRTKFGKQEACEASIFLQELSDRYLEVLDYDDIMGADATEDDIADLFSIFD; the protein is encoded by the coding sequence ATGGCATTTTCCACGGACAGTCTCAACCCGGCCCAGCGACAGGCCGTAAATACGCTGGATGGCCCGGTATTGATCCTTGCCGGGGCAGGAACGGGGAAAACCAGAACCGTGACCTGTCGGATTGCCCATATGGTTGAAAGGGGGATTAGCCCCAGTGAGATTTTAGCCGTAACCTTCACTAATAAGGCCGCCAATGAAATGAAGGAGCGGGTCGGAGACATGGTCAGCCGCTCCGCATCCAAAGAAATCACGGTTTGTACTTTTCACTCCTTGTGTGTTCGCATTCTCCGAATGGGGATTGACCGTCTGGGATATAAAAGCAACTTCAGTATTTACACGGGCAACGATCAAAAAGGCCTGCTGAGTCGAATCATTATCAGTAAAGGAGGAATCAACGAAAAGCTGAAGCCGGCCGAAGTTCTGGCGATGATTTCCAATGCTAAAAACTCCCCGGAGGGCATAGCTGGTATGACGGATGAGTTTATCGCGGATATCGCCCAGGCGTATCAAAACGAATTGCGCGCTCAAAATGCCGTTGATTTCGATGACCTGCTGGTACTGGGAGAGCGCCTATTGCGTGAGTTTTCTGATGTCAGGGAGATGTGCCGCAAACGCTGGACCCGGGTTACGGTTGATGAGTTTCAGGATACCAATAAGTTACAGATGCGTCTGTTACAACAGTTGGTGGGCGACCCCTACCATGTCTGTGTGGTGGGGGATGATGACCAGAGTATTTACGGGTGGCGCGGTGCCGAAGCTGCCAATATCCTGCAATTCGAAAAGTTCTTCCCCAATCCGGAAGTCATCCTCCTTGAAACCAACTACCGCAGCTCGGAGGCCATCATCCATACCGCCAACTCATTGATTGTCAATAATGCCGGTCGACGCGAAAAGCAGTTGCGGGCTCACGCCGTCGGAGGGCAGGATATCCGGATCATATCGATGCCGGGCGACTTGGAGGAAGCCCAGTTCATCGCCCATGAAATTACAGACCTTCACCGGGTGGAAAAAAAACCGCTTGAAGATATTGCGATTCTGTTTCGGACGAATGTGCAGAGTCGGAGTCTTGAGCAAGCGATGCGGGAGGAACAAATTCCCTACCGGATGATTGGAGCCCAGAGTTTTTATGATAAACGTGAAGTCCGTGATCTCATGGCTTATCTCGAGGTGATGAACAATCCTCTGGCAGATGTGCCACTGTTGCGAATCATGAATGCTCCACCTCGAGGGATCGGACAAAATGCAGCTGTCCTCCTAACGGATGCCTCACGAGAGAGAGGTGGAAGCGTCTGGGAGGCCATGGGCAACCCACCCGAAGAGATGGCGACGCGATCCCGGAATGCAATCGAACAATTCATTGAACAACTACAAGTTTTTCGTGAGCGGATAATCACAAAACATGAAAACATGGGGCGTGTGATGCTCGATTTCCTCGATGAGATCGGCTATATCGAGTGGGTTAAGCGCAATAGTAAAACCGAGAAGGAAAGTGACCAAAGGCGTAGCGCGATCGATGATGTCGTACAGATGTTGATTCAGGCGTCTTCTGAAGGGAAATCATTGGAAGATTTTTTACGACATTCGGCACTGGCTCAAGACCGGGAGGATGACAACGATATTGAAAAGCAGAAGGGGGTTACCCTGATCACCTTGCATGCATCCAAGGGGCTTGAGTATCCCATCGTTTATCTGGTGGGGCTCGAACAAGGCATCTTGCCACACAAACGTAGTGTGGAGGAGGGGACCCAGGATGAAGAACGACGGTTGTTCTACGTCGGAATCACCAGAGCTCAGGATCGATTGACGATTTCAAAATGTTCGGTAAGAACCAAATTTGGAAAGCAGGAAGCGTGTGAAGCCAGCATTTTTCTACAGGAATTAAGCGACCGGTATCTGGAGGTGCTTGATTATGATGACATTATGGGAGCCGATGCCACAGAAGATGATATCGCTGATTTATTCAGTATCTTTGACTGA
- a CDS encoding HAD family hydrolase: MVSSRIHTYENWIFDWSGTLVDDLTMVVNATNHVLRIYGRPEIDRAEFRRRFRLPYAGFYEEVLPGVPLEELEDHFREGFALSVASGVQSPMLPYAMDFLRCLHARGKRMFILSSMDALAFSEHADELAVSHYFEATYAGVLDKRDQIHRILDRHQLQNEQTVFLGDMTHDIETARHGKVTSIALLTGYQGEEELSRVSPDLLVNNLSEIQTLLETNQPL, from the coding sequence ATGGTTTCATCACGTATCCATACCTATGAGAACTGGATTTTTGATTGGTCTGGCACTCTGGTCGATGATTTAACGATGGTGGTAAACGCCACCAACCACGTTCTCAGGATCTACGGACGACCGGAAATTGACCGGGCTGAATTTCGCAGGCGCTTCCGCCTTCCCTATGCTGGTTTTTACGAGGAAGTTCTTCCCGGCGTTCCTCTGGAGGAATTGGAAGATCACTTCAGAGAAGGTTTTGCCCTTTCGGTGGCATCCGGAGTGCAGTCTCCGATGCTTCCGTATGCCATGGATTTTTTGCGTTGTTTGCACGCCCGAGGCAAAAGAATGTTTATCTTAAGCTCGATGGATGCATTGGCATTTTCAGAGCATGCTGATGAGTTGGCCGTCTCTCATTATTTTGAAGCGACGTATGCGGGAGTTCTGGATAAACGGGATCAGATTCACCGGATTCTTGACAGGCACCAGTTGCAGAATGAGCAAACCGTATTTTTGGGGGATATGACCCATGATATTGAAACTGCACGCCATGGTAAGGTGACCTCGATTGCTCTGTTAACCGGATACCAAGGAGAAGAAGAGCTATCCAGAGTAAGCCCCGACTTATTGGTTAACAATCTATCCGAAATACAAACACTGCTTGAAACCAACCAGCCATTATGA
- a CDS encoding 5-formyltetrahydrofolate cyclo-ligase has product MNQKNTLRKQVRQSLAGTPTPSLARASQTICLHLQRHWQDRPLPTHLAVFAAHGAEIDLSSLHHLLPQSELLYPLCHAGGILSFHKVDRFEELAPGMLGILEPRPDIHPEIPIGQINCFLCPGLAFGEDGTRLGHGGGYYDRALSRKSPDSTSFGIALASQIQASVPHDAHDIRVDHIVTEVGIVQSKPSD; this is encoded by the coding sequence ATGAATCAAAAAAACACACTCCGCAAACAAGTGCGCCAGTCACTTGCGGGCACACCGACCCCGTCGCTGGCTAGGGCTTCACAAACGATTTGCCTGCACCTCCAACGGCATTGGCAAGATAGACCGCTCCCCACCCATCTTGCGGTCTTCGCCGCACACGGAGCGGAAATCGATCTCTCCAGCCTGCATCATTTATTACCGCAGAGTGAGTTGCTTTATCCTCTGTGCCACGCGGGTGGCATCCTTTCTTTTCATAAAGTCGATCGATTCGAAGAACTCGCACCGGGAATGCTCGGGATTTTAGAACCCAGACCGGATATTCATCCCGAAATTCCGATTGGCCAAATCAACTGCTTTCTTTGCCCCGGGCTCGCATTTGGAGAAGATGGAACCCGACTTGGTCACGGAGGTGGATACTATGATCGGGCACTTAGTCGCAAATCACCCGACTCCACCAGTTTCGGCATTGCCCTTGCTTCGCAAATTCAAGCCAGTGTGCCTCATGACGCACATGACATCCGGGTCGACCACATTGTGACCGAAGTCGGGATTGTTCAGTCAAAACCTAGCGACTAG